The window GCTTGATCCGCAGGTCGTACTGCTGGCCGAAGTCGCGCAGACCGACCGTCTGGAAGACGATGTTGGCGGCCATCGGCACCACCGGCACGAAGGTGGCCAGCGCGATGCCGATCGGGAGGTCGGCGAAGATCGCGGCGGCGATGCCGATCGGGATCGCGATGCCGGAGAACGCCTGGAAGAACGGGCCGAGCAGGGTGTACCGGGCGAGGAGCCGCTGCCCGAAGGTCGGCAGCCGCCGCCACTCTCCCTTGCGCAGCACCTGGAGGAAGCCCTGGTTCCAGCGGGTGCGCTGCTTGAGCAGGCTGCCGATGGTGTCCGGGGTCTCCTCGCGGGTGACCAGCGACGCCTCGTAGGCGACGGTGACCTTGGCGCCCCGGCTGGACAGCCGCACGCCGAGGTCGCAGTCCTCGGCCAGGCAGGTGCCGTCCCAGCCGTTGGCGGTGCGCAGCACGTCGGAGCGGACGAAGACGGTGTTGCCGCCGAGCGGGATGAAGCCCTTGTCGGCGTGCAGGTGCAACCGGCTGCGGAACCAGAAGAAGTACTCCAGGCAGTTGTGCAGGCTGTACCAGCTGGAGTGGAAGTTGATCAGCTGGACGCCACCCTGGACGACGTCCGCGCCGGTCGACCGGAACGCGTGGTCGACGTGCTCCAGCAGGTCCGGG of the Actinoplanes sichuanensis genome contains:
- a CDS encoding glycosyltransferase; amino-acid sequence: MILISVVLATFAAVTLWWTMHAWRTPETLAGTRFAEPDGDHRLTFSLLLPARHEQAVLEHTIQRLLRSTHQGYEIIVIVGHDDPDTAAVAHAAAEKAPGRVLVVTDHNEVKNKPRALNTALPFVRGDVVGVFDAEDQVHPDLLEHVDHAFRSTGADVVQGGVQLINFHSSWYSLHNCLEYFFWFRSRLHLHADKGFIPLGGNTVFVRSDVLRTANGWDGTCLAEDCDLGVRLSSRGAKVTVAYEASLVTREETPDTIGSLLKQRTRWNQGFLQVLRKGEWRRLPTFGQRLLARYTLLGPFFQAFSGIAIPIGIAAAIFADLPIGIALATFVPVVPMAANIVFQTVGLRDFGQQYDLRIKPVHYARLILGAFPYALVLSVAALRAVWREYTGRRNWELTAHVGAHINANAEVGAA